The following coding sequences lie in one Crassostrea angulata isolate pt1a10 chromosome 10, ASM2561291v2, whole genome shotgun sequence genomic window:
- the LOC128167675 gene encoding uncharacterized protein LOC128167675, producing MHEKRISLYVIFIVNIYVHGITAQIQDGQCPSPGNASILTCCLNYIDIGGECIACQPGTMGLNCTRRCPDGFYGQFCVKPCDCPPTQRCSKAFGCVHIGRNRSRGDEESDEMISLQSNSCKSLEAAVIAQGVVIGLLFVALVSATVHLYRQQPSLKQPSGYMETHIKFEEVQLHSYEAMKGNDLKDGAVIETINRAQQENYLEPISSKRQHLVCNKQKGKGQGGIYESNDPRRVPSAAVACPPKVAVVMESFKSNTANISQMSEEKNESYLKMEGKLHEPDQCQEDGYMDVEPDIGERENYLGAAETSRNQRKNYLDVIASEPDQVENYLDVIESDQTNAENYL from the exons AAATGCTTCGATTCTAACTTGTTGTCTGAACTACATCGACATAGGAGGAGAATGTATCG CCTGCCAACCCGGTACAATGGGGTTGAACTGCACCAGAAGATGCCCGGATGGTTTCTACGGTCAGTTTTGTGTGAAGCCTTGTGACTGTCCGCCAACCCAGCGGTGTAGTAAAGCGTTTGGATGTGTTCATATTGGAAGGAACAGATCACGTG GAGATGAAGAATCAGATGAAATGATATCTCTTCAATCCAATTCATGCAAGTCTTTGGAAG CTGCAGTAATAGCACAGGGCGTGGTGATTGGTTTACTCTTTGTGGCTTTAGTTTCCGCCACGGTCCACTTGTATCGACAACAACCATCACT CAAACAACCTTCTGGATACATGGAAACGCATATCAAATTTGAAGAAGTTCAATTACATTCTTATGAAGCCATGAAGGGAAACGATCTTAAAGATGGCGCTGTAATAGAAACCATAAATAGAGCCCAGCAGGAAAATTACCTGGAGCCTATATCATCTAAAAGGCAACATCTTGTGTGTAACAAACAAAAAGGAAAGGGGCAGGGTGGGATTTATGAATCGAATGATCCTAGGAGGGTTCCATCGGCAGCTGTAGCATGTCCACCTAAGGTCGCTGTGGTTATGGAGTCTTTTAAATCTAACACAGCAAACATCTCCCAAATGTCCgaggaaaaaaatgaatcttACTTAAAAATGGAAGGAAAACTACACGAACCCGACCAATGTCAAGAAGATGGGTATATGGATGTTGAGCCTGACATAGGTGAAAGAGAGAACTATTTAGGCGCTGCTGAGACGAGTCGTAATCAAAGAAAAAACTATCTGGATGTCATTGCTTCCGAACCTGATCAAGTAGAAAATTATCTAGATGTAATTGAATCTGACCAAACAAATGCAGAAAACTACTTATAA